Proteins found in one Venturia canescens isolate UGA chromosome 8, ASM1945775v1, whole genome shotgun sequence genomic segment:
- the LOC122414361 gene encoding uncharacterized protein, producing the protein MLKRLAVVSVLFVAVTMAQRSPYAGNPNRPYPEVLPQYLTPDSNNIESSPGVAQRFGETGASSTGGAQSQNYQPYDPYTDQELIDRIKTWPKEKQPFWYVNREAIKAAQRGSGSTNNSPLSTTTVQQRGSFAGRA; encoded by the exons atg TTGAAGCGTTTGGCGGTAGTGTCGGTGTTGTTTGTGGCGGTGACAATGGCGCAGCGATCACCGTACGCTGGAAATCCGAATCGTCCGTATCCCGAGGTACTTCCGCAATACCTTACCCCGGATTCGAACAATATCGAGTCGAGCCCGGGTGTGGCTCAACGTTTCGGTGAAACCGGTGCATCCAGCACCGGTGGAGCTCAATCACAAAATTACCAACCCTACGATCCTTACACGGACCAGGAATTGATTGATCGCATAAAAACGTGGCCGAAAGAGAAGCAACCTTTTTGGTACGTTAATCGCGAGGCGATAAAGGCCGCGCAGAGAGGATCTGGAAGCACGAATAATTCGCCGCTGTCAACGACAACGGTACAGCAGAGAGGATCGTTCGCTGGCCGggcatga
- the LOC122414387 gene encoding uncharacterized protein, with the protein MLHVLLPFFLAVSIPSPGNETWQLGPEYKFSARVRMISALDRDEGASLGNDMKADLRCQPASLAASQNRTLICRLENSVIGKINPRAYDVYGKEESDGYNKFGLMKEFFGVEYNERGGIEGYVIEKTAPPLAAWSLNMARLIVNQLSIGGSVADEFTPEFRISENFTFGECDVDYTVSRKPARLVADSKRNFELVALDKLGDFHEESIEIEKIRDVNDCLVRADYFFGSRYTYGIVMRDVLTKIKSSRSRIFISKNELRAETVNEVELFGMDRKRQGNVLDHMEIELVSVTPAKEIFASFKNPVYMEVLANHRAESPARVQ; encoded by the exons ATGTTGCACGtacttttgccattttttttag CCGTTTCGATTCCATCGCCGGGAAATGAGACGTGGCAATTGGGGCCGGAGTACAAGTTTTCGGCTCGGGTTAGAATGATATCGGCGTTGGATCGGGACGAGGGTGCTTCATTGGGCAACGATATGAAAGCTGATCTGAGATGTCAGCCCGCGTCGCTTGCCGCGAGCCAAAACCGGACTCTGATCTGTCGTCTGGAGAACTCTGTcataggaaaaataaatcctCGTGCCTACGACGTTTATGGAAAGGAAGAGAGCGACGGTTACAATAAATTCGGTCTGATGAAGGAATTTTTCGGTGTTGAATACAACGAGAGAGGAGGAATCGAGGGTTACgtgattgaaaaaactgcACCGCCGTTGGCCGCGTGGTCTCTCAACATGGCTCGATTGATCGTCAACCAATTGAGCATCGGTGGGAGCGTCGCTGATGAATTTACACCCGAATTTCGAATCTCCGAAAATTTCACCTTCGGCGAGTGCGACGTCGATTACACCGTTTCGAGAAAGCCTGCAAGGCTAGTGGCAGATTCGAAGAGGAACTTTGAGCTCGTGGCACTCGATAAACTTGGCGATTTTCATGAGGAGTCGatcgagattgaaaaaattcgggaCGTCAACGACTGCCTCGTTCGTGCTGATTATTTCTTCGGGTCTCGTTACACTTATGGAATTGTCATGAGAGATGTTTTGACGAAAATC AAATCATCGAGGAGTCGAATTTTCATATCGAAGAACGAGCTGCGAGCTGAAACGGTAAACGAGGTCGAGTTATTCGGGATGGATCGTAAACGGCAAGGCAACGTTCTCGACCATATGGAAATTGAGCTCGTTTCGGTTACACCGGCGAAGGAAATATTCGCATCGTTTAAAAATCCCGTTTACATGGAAGTATTGGCGAATCATCGAGCGGAGAGCCCTGCTCGCGTCCAGTGA
- the LOC122415047 gene encoding uncharacterized protein codes for MIVPLIPLYLAAALNLTENEVGGKDKWKYGPEAIYEVRFECAQCIWYEKGHPETAKSYNETMELSCRSKSITALSCQLNPSNEAGVFELHFDRSGMKKIVVSSSIDDFILDLIRASVAQLNVAVDIFGLGKSQFEISENFFAGTCQSHYFLRSEVNVTDNEAREKPYSVYLPADMPPRNGEIKMMGRTRNIDKCRKRLDYFFSNLEPLHTTPSIFEPKLLSSRSLMTFGESHFSSWTENTIRLKDLETLIEENLTERITLTLRDIVPASGPLVNFKGPSMAVPIFLKNWVHERNSSEENSSSEENQSFEKKNFVG; via the exons ATGATCGTTCCTCTCATACCGCTGTACCTCG CTGCGGCTTTGAACCTGACGGAGAACGAAGTCGGTGGAAAGGATAAGTGGAAATACGGTCCCGAGGCTATATACGAGGTGAGATTCGAGTGTGCACAATGCATCTGGTACGAGAAAGGCCACCCGGAAACAGCCAAATCATATAACGAGACGATGGAACTGAGTTGTCGTTCCAAGTCCATAACGGCTCTGAGCTGTCAATTGAACCCCTCCAACGAGGCCGGAGTCTTCGAATTACATTTCGATCGTAgcggtatgaaaaaaatcgtcgtctCGTCGAGCATAGACGATTTTATCCTCGACCTGATAAGAGCGTCGGTCGCACAGTTGAACGTTGCCGTTGATATTTTCGGCCTCGGGAAAAGTCAGTTCgaaatatcggaaaatttCTTTGCCGGCACCTGTCAGAGCCATTACTTTTTGAGATCCGAGGTAAACGTCACCGATAACGAGGCGCGTGAAAAGCCCTACTCTGTGTACCTCCCTGCGGATATGCCGCCGAGAAATGGGGAAATTAAAATGATGGGGAGAACTCGAAATATTGATAAATGTCGAAAACGCCTCGACTATTTTTTCAGCAATTTGGAACCGCTCCACACTACGCCCAGCATTTTTGAGCCTAAGCTC TTGTCATCGAGGAGTCTTATGACCTTTGGCGAAAGTCATTTTTCTTCGTGGACCGAAAACACGATAAGGTTGAAGGACCTTGAGACTTTgatcgaagaaaatttaaCCGAACGAATAACTCTGACTCTCCGAGACATTGTTCCGGCCTCTGGTCCGTTGGTCAACTTCAAAGGACCTTCGATGGCGGTTCCTATTTTCCTGAAGAACTGGGTCCACGAGCGAAATTCCTCCGAAGAGAATAGCAGCTCCGAAGAAAATCAAagtttcgaaaagaaaaactttgtAGGTTGA
- the LOC122415044 gene encoding probable cytochrome P450 6a13 codes for MEITTIIITICILLFGYLVYNRLLGPLDYWKSRGIAYASGAIPIFGNTLSVYRLKDNLSTLSARIYEESVGKSVIGFFDMSSPVLMVRDPDLVKVVLQSNFKAFQHNAQILDLEKDPLIGRDPFFLRDKEWRHARPIFASTLSINRIKLMSLDIESACRLMKDYLSSELGDRESLEMDSKLLFSRYTHEVAGRTVFGIEANSFKKNDSAILLNEMKKMLDPSPVKGALMNITLLLPVLNKIIKTSFVPPEVDAEFRKLVQSLEESRKKDGHRMGNDVFGAMLDLHRDNKISREEALAHAFSFFVESFETSSLTLSFVCYELGKNEEIQDNLRQEVRHVLKTHEGRLTYEAIQEMSYMNKVINETLRLYPSVGNFVRLTAEKCHLESADGSRLDLEANSSILIPVLGLHRDPQIWQDPLVFDPERFSKENIDARHKFAYLPFGEGPRACPGSKLGILQVKAAIATILSSYRIQVSPKMIDPPRINPQYFLVSALGGFWMKLRPL; via the coding sequence ATGGAAATCACGACGATTATCATAACGATATGTATTTTGTTATTCGGTTATTTAGTGTATAATCGGTTGCTCGGTCCATTGGATTATTGGAAATCGAGAGGAATAGCTTACGCATCGGGTGCGATTCCAATATTCGGTAACACGTTATCCGTGTACAGATTGAAGGATAATTTGTCAACGTTGAGCGCCCGGATTTATGAGGAGAGCGTAGGAAAAAGTGTGATCGGTTTTTTCGACATGTCGAGCCCGGTGTTGATGGTCCGCGATCCCGATCTCGTAAAGGTCGTATTACAGTCGAATTTCAAAGCTTTTCAGCACAATGCTCAAATACTGGACCTCGAGAAAGATCCGTTGATAGGACGCGACCCATTTTTCCTCCGGGATAAAGAGTGGCGACACGCCAGACCGATATTCGCTTCGACCTTATCGATCAACAGGATCAAGCTGATGAGTTTGGACATCGAGAGCGCGTGTCGGTTGATGAAGGATTATTTGAGCTCCGAATTGGGCGACCGAGAGTCTCTGGAAATGGATTCAAAACTATTATTCTCGAGGTACACACACGAGGTTGCCGGGAGAACGGTATTCGGCATAGAAGCTAATTCCTTCAAGAAGAACGACTCCGCTATACTTCtcaatgagatgaaaaaaatgctggaTCCATCGCCGGTGAAAGGAGCTCTCATGAATATAACGCTCTTACTACCGGttcttaataaaataataaaaacgagcTTCGTACCACCGGAAGTAGACGCCGAGTTCCGGAAGTTGGTTCAAAGCCTCGaagagtcgagaaaaaaagacggCCATCGGATGGGGAACGACGTCTTCGGAGCGATGCTCGATCTTCACAGGGACAATAAAATCTCCCGCGAGGAGGCTTTGGCCCacgctttttcctttttcgtcGAAAGCTTTGAAACGAGCAGCTTAACTTTGAGTTTCGTTTGCTATGAGTTAGGGAAAAATGAGGAGATTCAAGACAATTTGCGTCAAGAGGTTCGTCACGTTTTGAAGACGCACGAAGGTCGTTTGACGTACGAAGCTATCCAGGAGATGAGCTACATGAACAAAGTCATCAACGAGACTCTGCGCTTGTACCCTTCCGTGGGCAACTTTGTTAGGCTCACCGCGGAAAAGTGTCACCTCGAAAGCGCGGATGGATCGAGGCTCGATCTCGAGGCGAACTCTTCAATTTTGATACCGGTGCTGGGACTTCACAGAGATCCTCAAATTTGGCAAGACCCCCTAGTTTTCGATCCCGAAAGATTTTCCAAGGAAAATATCGACGCCAGACACAAGTTCGCTTATCTGCCGTTCGGCGAAGGACCCAGAGCTTGTCCAGGCTCCAAACTCGGTATTCTCCAAGTTAAGGCTGCGATCGCCACTATTTTGTCGAGTTATCGCATCCAAGTTTCACCCAAAATGATCGATCCACCGCGAATAAATCCTCAATATTTCCTCGTCAGTGCTCTCGGAGGTTTCTGGATGAAACTGCGTCCTCTTTAA
- the LOC122415046 gene encoding uncharacterized protein isoform X2 has translation MTHRSHYCAKYRADKMFYWLIPYFVAYNLTEPAKLWKNGPVHTFEAEIKTIIVRETIEKYHSDITMLFECRPIATSFIKCQVENATLDNYEMIDNNETRAEREKSVWRDEFGSFDFHIEFDKTGIKNITFSEPRGYFREMIIRWIFINLNVGIDLTDKNFGQYDAVDRSLYGDCPTNFNIKKLAKRVEDKEFLVKRDDAVRELTIVPFLDEFSDDSTILIEKDRKMMKCLNKKSYMFGSDELTAKDRKEGFTRESNIADLRSEIYVGRNRFNSYSEHSGTFRAGIKSENTKNVNSGIVVGKASEKIRLTLLSIRPD, from the exons ATGACCCACCGTTCTCACTACTGTGCAAAATATCGAGCGGATAAAATGTTCTACTGGCTTATTCCTTATTTCG TGGCGTACAATTTGACCGAGCCAGCGaaactttggaaaaatggtCCGGTCCACACTTTTGAGGCTGAGATAAAGACGATTATTGTGAGGGAGACgatagaaaaatatcattCCGATATAACGATGCTCTTCGAATGTAGACCGATCGCGACGAGTTTTATCAAGTGTCAAGTGGAGAATGCGACCCTCGATAATTACGAGATGATTGATAACAACGAGACTCGTgcagaaagggaaaaatccgTGTGGCGCGATGAATTCGGGTCTTTTGATTTTCACATCGAATTCGATAAAACTGGCATTAAAAATATAACGTTCTCCGAGCCTCGGGGATACTTCCGCGAAATGATAATCCGCTggatatttattaatttgaacGTTGGTATCGATTTGACGGACAAGAATTTCGGTCAGTACGATGCTGTCGATCGATCGCTGTACGGCGACTGTCCAACAAACttcaatattaaaaaactTGCCAAACGAGTTGAGGATAAGGAATTTTTGGTGAAGAGAGACGACGCCGTTAGAGAATTGACGATTGTTCCCTTTTTGGATGAATTTTCGGACGACTCGACGATCCTCattgaaaaagatagaaaaatgatgaagtgcttgaataaaaaatcttacaTGTTTGGAAGTGACGAGCTGACCGCAAAAGATCGGAAAGAGGGCTTCACGCGAGAATCTAATATC GCTGACCTACGAAGCGAAATTTACGTGGGCAGAAATCGGTTTAACAGCTACAGCGAACACTCGGGAACCTTCAGAGCTGGAATTAAAtcggaaaatacgaaaaacgtTAATAGCGGAATTGTAGTGGGGAAggcaagtgaaaaaataaggcTGACCCTCCTCTCGATTCGTCCAGATTAA
- the LOC122415046 gene encoding uncharacterized protein isoform X1: MTHRSHYCAKYRADKMFYWLIPYFGYYINDTSFYYKLAYNLTEPAKLWKNGPVHTFEAEIKTIIVRETIEKYHSDITMLFECRPIATSFIKCQVENATLDNYEMIDNNETRAEREKSVWRDEFGSFDFHIEFDKTGIKNITFSEPRGYFREMIIRWIFINLNVGIDLTDKNFGQYDAVDRSLYGDCPTNFNIKKLAKRVEDKEFLVKRDDAVRELTIVPFLDEFSDDSTILIEKDRKMMKCLNKKSYMFGSDELTAKDRKEGFTRESNIADLRSEIYVGRNRFNSYSEHSGTFRAGIKSENTKNVNSGIVVGKASEKIRLTLLSIRPD, from the exons ATGACCCACCGTTCTCACTACTGTGCAAAATATCGAGCGGATAAAATGTTCTACTGGCTTATTCCTTATTTCGGTTATTATATAAACGAtacttcattttattataaac TGGCGTACAATTTGACCGAGCCAGCGaaactttggaaaaatggtCCGGTCCACACTTTTGAGGCTGAGATAAAGACGATTATTGTGAGGGAGACgatagaaaaatatcattCCGATATAACGATGCTCTTCGAATGTAGACCGATCGCGACGAGTTTTATCAAGTGTCAAGTGGAGAATGCGACCCTCGATAATTACGAGATGATTGATAACAACGAGACTCGTgcagaaagggaaaaatccgTGTGGCGCGATGAATTCGGGTCTTTTGATTTTCACATCGAATTCGATAAAACTGGCATTAAAAATATAACGTTCTCCGAGCCTCGGGGATACTTCCGCGAAATGATAATCCGCTggatatttattaatttgaacGTTGGTATCGATTTGACGGACAAGAATTTCGGTCAGTACGATGCTGTCGATCGATCGCTGTACGGCGACTGTCCAACAAACttcaatattaaaaaactTGCCAAACGAGTTGAGGATAAGGAATTTTTGGTGAAGAGAGACGACGCCGTTAGAGAATTGACGATTGTTCCCTTTTTGGATGAATTTTCGGACGACTCGACGATCCTCattgaaaaagatagaaaaatgatgaagtgcttgaataaaaaatcttacaTGTTTGGAAGTGACGAGCTGACCGCAAAAGATCGGAAAGAGGGCTTCACGCGAGAATCTAATATC GCTGACCTACGAAGCGAAATTTACGTGGGCAGAAATCGGTTTAACAGCTACAGCGAACACTCGGGAACCTTCAGAGCTGGAATTAAAtcggaaaatacgaaaaacgtTAATAGCGGAATTGTAGTGGGGAAggcaagtgaaaaaataaggcTGACCCTCCTCTCGATTCGTCCAGATTAA
- the LOC122415048 gene encoding uncharacterized protein — MFYWVIPYLVAYNLTEPTSHWKNGPVHTFEAEVNSSFLQHTEDEANYYADVSMIFECRPVNTSFIKCRVQNASMDNYAMMDNNDTRVGPGKSDYYEEFGGIDFHIEFDKTGIKNLTFPEPRGYFREMVIRAIFDSLNVGIDLTEKNFDHYKALDKSVYGDCPTSFTISKIAKRVEGMELSVKRDAAVRRLNIVPFPDEFSDDQTILIEKDRKTRMCLNKSSYIFGREEPPAPGRKSGLLAEFDTIRSKTEIYLGKNRFNSHSEQSGSYKIRFKSENSKNLNNKTMMGKRNEKIRLTLLSIRPDEA, encoded by the exons ATGTTCTACTGGGTCATTCCTTATCTCG TGGCATACAATTTGACGGAGCCAACGTCGCATTGGAAAAATGGTCCGGTGCACACCTTCGAGGCTGAGGTGAACAGCAGTTTTCTTCAGCACACCGAAGACGAAGCGAATTATTATGCCGACGTATCGATGATCTTCGAATGCAGACCCGTTAACACGAGCTTCATAAAGTGTCGAGTGCAGAACGCGAGCATGGATAATTACGCAATGATGGATAACAACGATACTCGCGTGGGACCGGGAAAGTCCGATTACTACGAAGAATTCGGAGGGATTGATTTCCACATTGAATTCGATAAGACTGgcattaaaaatttaacgttTCCCGAGCCTCGAGGATACTTCCGTGAAATGGTCATTCGGGCGATATTCGACAGCTTGAATGTTGGCATCGATTTGAccgagaaaaatttcgatcatTACAAGGCTCTTGATAAATCGGTATACGGTGACTGTCCGACGTCTTTTACTATCTCAAAGATTGCCAAACGAGTCGAAGGCATGGAACTATCGGTGAAGAGAGATGCCGCTGTCCGGAGATTAAACATCGTTCCATTTCCCGATGAATTTTCGGACGATCAGACGATCCTCATTGAGAAAGATAGAAAGACGAGAATGTGCTTGAACAAAAGTTCATACATATTTGGAAGGGAGGAGCCACCCGCGCCGGGTCGTAAGAGCGGCCTCTTGGCAGAATTTGACACA ATCCGGTCAAAGACCGAAATATACTTGGGTAAAAATCGCTTCAACAGTCACAGCGAACAATCGGGAAGCTACAAAATACGATTCAAatcggaaaattcgaaaaacctTAACAACAAAACGATGATGGGaaagaggaatgaaaaaataaggcTCACCCTTCTCTCAATTCGTCCGGACGAAGCCTAA